A genomic stretch from Erwinia sp. E_sp_B01_1 includes:
- a CDS encoding ABC transporter substrate-binding protein, whose product MRYTSLLAALTLTCGTLPFAASAAGNLNMICSADVVVCELMTRLYSQSHPDIKVSMVRLSAGEAYARIRSEARNPRTDIWWAGTGDPHMQAAEEGLTQVYKSPLLPQQQDWAQKQAEISGYRTVGIYAGALGWGYNTKLLADKKLKAPACWADLLDPALKGEIQIANPNSSGTAYNTLATLVQIMGEDKAFDYLKKLNGNISQYTKSGSAPVKSAARGETTVGIVFMHDAVAMQVDGFPIKAVAPCEGTGYEIGSMSIIKGARNLANAKSWYDWALSAEAQSHMKEAKSFQLPSNREAEISEHAPRFEDIKLIDYDFKTYGDSAKRKALLSRWDKEIGASAQ is encoded by the coding sequence ATGCGATACACTTCTCTGTTAGCTGCCCTGACTCTTACCTGCGGAACACTGCCTTTCGCGGCATCAGCCGCGGGCAACCTGAATATGATTTGCTCGGCAGACGTGGTGGTCTGTGAACTGATGACCCGCCTCTACAGTCAGTCCCATCCCGATATCAAAGTGAGTATGGTGCGGCTTTCCGCCGGTGAAGCCTATGCCCGAATCCGCAGTGAAGCGCGCAACCCCAGAACGGATATCTGGTGGGCAGGTACGGGCGATCCCCATATGCAGGCGGCGGAAGAGGGGCTGACCCAGGTCTATAAATCGCCGTTGCTGCCACAGCAGCAGGACTGGGCGCAGAAACAGGCGGAGATTTCCGGCTATCGCACCGTGGGAATTTACGCCGGTGCGCTGGGCTGGGGATATAACACCAAACTGCTGGCGGATAAAAAGCTTAAAGCACCAGCCTGCTGGGCCGATTTGCTGGATCCTGCCCTCAAGGGTGAGATCCAGATAGCTAACCCTAACTCTTCCGGCACGGCCTATAACACGCTGGCCACGCTGGTGCAGATAATGGGAGAAGATAAGGCCTTTGATTACCTGAAAAAACTCAACGGTAATATCTCCCAGTACACCAAATCTGGTTCTGCGCCGGTGAAATCGGCAGCGCGTGGCGAAACGACCGTCGGCATTGTTTTTATGCATGATGCCGTGGCCATGCAGGTTGATGGCTTCCCGATCAAGGCGGTGGCCCCCTGTGAAGGCACCGGTTATGAAATCGGATCAATGTCGATTATCAAGGGCGCGCGCAATCTTGCCAACGCCAAATCCTGGTATGACTGGGCGCTGAGCGCAGAAGCTCAGTCGCATATGAAAGAGGCTAAATCTTTCCAGCTTCCCTCTAATCGTGAGGCCGAAATCTCTGAACACGCGCCGCGATTCGAGGACATCAAGCTGATCGACTACGACTTTAAAACCTACGGCGACTCGGCGAAACGCAAAGCGTTACTGAGCCGCTGGGACAAAGAGATCGGCGCCAGCGCGCAGTAA
- a CDS encoding LacI family DNA-binding transcriptional regulator has protein sequence MSVEKTVVSAQDVADRAGVSRSAVSRTYTPGASVSEATRARVMKAAEELGYHVNHLARGLVRNRSGIVCLIVSEVETPYRASLVRWLTQFLQDAGKVAMLINTDRSDESVTLALQQAINFRADASIILSGMPDKAITRVCYKHGQHIVMINRDETLPGSLSINLDSRSAAEMAVMAMVRAGCRRLAFANSLAGTPSLMNRERDFLAAADKAGLPVTVERFGTTSYESGQILAHRLLTRDQRPDAVFCVTDLMACGFMDEARHRFSLRIPEDLCLVGYDNIPQSGWSSYNLTTFAQPVEQFARDAVTWLIAAEKQEHDLPARPVGDCRVYQSEIIWRGSVRGG, from the coding sequence ATGAGCGTTGAAAAAACGGTGGTCAGTGCGCAGGATGTGGCCGATCGTGCCGGCGTTTCCCGTTCAGCGGTGTCACGAACCTACACCCCTGGCGCCAGCGTATCGGAAGCCACGCGGGCCAGAGTGATGAAGGCTGCGGAAGAGTTGGGCTACCACGTTAATCACCTGGCGCGGGGGCTGGTGCGTAACCGCAGCGGCATTGTCTGCCTGATTGTTTCAGAAGTGGAAACGCCCTATCGTGCCAGCCTGGTGCGCTGGCTGACGCAATTTCTGCAGGATGCCGGAAAAGTGGCGATGCTGATCAATACCGATCGGTCTGATGAGAGCGTCACCCTTGCCCTGCAACAGGCGATCAATTTTCGCGCGGATGCCTCGATAATCCTTTCAGGCATGCCTGATAAAGCCATCACCCGGGTCTGTTATAAACATGGCCAGCACATCGTTATGATCAACCGAGATGAGACGCTTCCCGGCTCCCTGAGTATTAATCTCGATTCCCGTTCAGCCGCTGAGATGGCGGTAATGGCTATGGTTCGTGCAGGCTGCCGCCGCCTTGCGTTTGCCAATTCCCTGGCGGGCACGCCGAGCCTGATGAACCGAGAACGGGATTTTCTGGCCGCAGCGGACAAAGCTGGCTTGCCCGTCACCGTGGAGCGGTTCGGCACCACATCCTATGAAAGCGGCCAGATCTTGGCGCACCGGCTGCTGACCAGAGATCAACGCCCCGATGCCGTGTTCTGCGTGACGGACTTAATGGCCTGCGGATTTATGGATGAGGCCCGCCACCGTTTCTCGTTAAGAATCCCAGAAGATCTTTGCCTGGTCGGCTACGATAATATTCCTCAGTCCGGCTGGTCCTCCTATAACCTCACCACCTTCGCCCAGCCCGTAGAGCAGTTTGCACGTGACGCTGTCACGTGGTTAATTGCCGCCGAAAAACAGGAACATGACCTGCCAGCCAGACCGGTGGGTGATTGCCGGGTATATCAGTCAGAGATTATCTGGCGTGGGTCGGTGCGCGGGGGTTAG
- a CDS encoding MBL fold metallo-hydrolase, translating to MITLCKACGTSYQVTDRWPEQCRICDDERQYVPVQGQAWLELNALVASHTNKWQQHDSTLFSIKTVPNFAINQRAFLLRTPEGNILWDCIANLDEATKSLIAALGGIKAIALSHPHYYTTMQDWADEFDAPVYLHASDREWIMRDNPHIQLWEGESIQLTSDVTLLRLGGHFAGGTVLHCSRGNGVVLAGDIVQVTPGADAVSFMWSYPNMLPLPANTVSDITHRLSEVPFAKLYGAFEGQNITANAGDIVQRSGEKYIACLK from the coding sequence ATGATCACGTTATGCAAAGCCTGCGGCACTTCATATCAGGTCACCGACCGCTGGCCGGAACAGTGCAGGATATGCGACGACGAACGTCAGTATGTTCCGGTTCAGGGTCAGGCGTGGCTGGAGCTGAATGCGCTGGTGGCTTCACACACAAATAAGTGGCAACAACACGACAGCACGCTATTCAGTATCAAAACCGTGCCCAACTTTGCTATCAATCAGCGTGCTTTTCTTTTGAGAACCCCGGAAGGCAATATTCTTTGGGACTGTATTGCCAATCTTGACGAGGCCACCAAATCCCTGATTGCCGCACTGGGGGGAATCAAAGCCATCGCTCTCTCCCACCCTCACTACTACACCACCATGCAGGACTGGGCGGACGAATTCGACGCGCCGGTATACCTGCACGCCAGCGATCGTGAGTGGATAATGCGTGATAATCCTCATATCCAGCTGTGGGAAGGCGAGTCGATTCAACTCACTTCTGACGTCACCTTACTGCGTCTGGGTGGCCATTTTGCCGGCGGCACGGTTTTACACTGCTCCCGGGGCAATGGGGTCGTACTTGCCGGTGATATCGTCCAGGTGACACCCGGTGCGGATGCCGTCTCTTTTATGTGGAGCTATCCGAATATGCTGCCGCTTCCGGCAAATACCGTCAGCGATATCACGCACCGGCTCAGTGAAGTGCCGTTTGCAAAACTCTATGGCGCATTTGAAGGTCAGAACATCACGGCAAACGCCGGTGACATCGTGCAGCGTTCAGGCGAAAAGTATATAGCCTGTTTAAAATGA
- a CDS encoding TetR/AcrR family transcriptional regulator, with product MKASVGRPREFDPETFLNTALECFWQKGYRATSMSDLMKASGLASASIYKLYPDKRTIYLAALQQYMDEGVSRATERDAELSPEKALRETLEFVALLSSSPDGEKGCFTISAASELLPGDAEIKSKVHHKFNSIINQLENILRKGQTQRLFRCDESPRTMAMSIFMMLEGMRVYGKIQPEIDELKRCNEFIVRSVLLNRNVDGKALSKETST from the coding sequence ATGAAAGCATCTGTTGGTAGACCCCGAGAATTCGACCCTGAAACATTTCTCAATACCGCGCTGGAATGCTTCTGGCAAAAAGGATATCGGGCAACATCAATGTCAGACCTCATGAAAGCCTCTGGTCTTGCAAGCGCCAGTATCTATAAGCTTTACCCTGATAAACGCACAATCTATCTCGCGGCCTTACAGCAATACATGGATGAAGGTGTTTCCAGAGCAACAGAACGCGATGCGGAGTTATCTCCAGAAAAGGCATTGCGCGAAACGTTAGAATTTGTAGCGCTTTTATCATCTTCTCCTGATGGAGAAAAAGGTTGTTTTACCATTTCCGCGGCCAGTGAACTTCTACCGGGTGATGCAGAGATAAAAAGTAAGGTTCATCATAAATTCAACTCAATAATCAATCAGTTGGAAAACATATTACGCAAAGGTCAGACGCAGCGGCTGTTTCGGTGCGATGAAAGCCCACGAACAATGGCCATGAGCATTTTTATGATGCTGGAAGGGATGCGGGTTTATGGAAAAATTCAGCCTGAAATTGACGAACTTAAAAGGTGTAACGAATTCATCGTCAGATCGGTGCTCTTAAACAGAAATGTTGATGGGAAAGCTCTCTCCAAAGAGACATCAACATGA
- a CDS encoding Bor family protein, producing the protein MNKLCVAALLALSLTGCAQQTFVMKQNQVGAATKTTSQPFFVSGIGQRKSIDAAQVCGGQEKVSRVEVQQTFVNGLLSVVTFGIYTPREARVYCAI; encoded by the coding sequence ATGAACAAGCTTTGTGTTGCGGCGTTGTTGGCTCTGAGTTTAACCGGCTGTGCGCAGCAGACTTTCGTAATGAAACAGAATCAAGTTGGCGCGGCGACGAAAACCACTAGCCAGCCGTTCTTTGTTTCAGGTATCGGTCAGCGTAAGAGCATTGATGCGGCGCAGGTGTGCGGCGGCCAGGAAAAAGTTAGTCGGGTTGAAGTGCAGCAGACGTTTGTTAATGGCTTACTGAGCGTGGTGACGTTTGGTATCTACACGCCACGTGAAGCGCGCGTTTATTGCGCCATCTGA
- a CDS encoding transposase → MRLSRSLCKVVGDVIANTASHAALESLFFSAGAPGEPPQGSHGTKWKDWLYLTGQDKEVDSLSVLGGVIEEFMDLPPKQGSPEFFEWSEKRERVEAALHDNGFRYYRFGRILPLGHIPADDIPYEETLRISQQPVIPHKVEALLERLVRGLQRAMHPLTHRRKGSQNLTFSNEYDVQDLLHSLLRPWIQDIRPEEFTPSYAGSSTRMDFLLPAHELVLETKIVRDRGHAKKIGDELIIDIEHYRRHSECKNLWCIVYDPNKYITNSQGFKSDLEGERSSKDGKVLVKVYVI, encoded by the coding sequence ATGAGGTTATCACGGTCGCTATGCAAAGTTGTTGGGGACGTCATTGCTAACACTGCGTCTCATGCAGCGTTGGAATCACTATTTTTCTCAGCGGGCGCTCCTGGTGAACCACCACAAGGATCTCATGGTACAAAGTGGAAGGACTGGCTATACCTCACTGGTCAGGACAAGGAGGTAGATAGTCTATCTGTGTTAGGTGGGGTAATTGAAGAATTTATGGATCTTCCTCCGAAACAAGGAAGCCCCGAGTTTTTTGAATGGTCTGAAAAAAGAGAGCGAGTCGAAGCCGCATTACATGACAATGGTTTTCGATATTATCGTTTTGGCCGAATTTTACCCTTGGGTCACATTCCCGCAGATGATATCCCATATGAAGAGACTTTAAGAATTAGTCAGCAGCCAGTTATTCCTCATAAAGTGGAAGCTCTGCTGGAAAGGTTGGTTAGAGGTTTGCAACGTGCTATGCACCCCCTCACTCACCGAAGAAAAGGAAGTCAAAACTTAACGTTTAGCAATGAATATGATGTGCAAGATCTACTTCATTCATTATTGAGACCATGGATTCAAGATATACGCCCAGAAGAATTTACTCCTAGCTATGCTGGTTCAAGTACTAGGATGGATTTCCTTTTGCCTGCGCATGAGCTTGTTCTTGAAACAAAAATTGTAAGAGACCGTGGTCATGCCAAAAAAATTGGCGATGAGCTTATAATTGATATTGAACATTACAGACGGCATAGTGAATGCAAGAATTTATGGTGTATCGTATATGACCCAAACAAATATATAACTAATTCACAAGGATTTAAAAGTGATTTGGAAGGTGAGCGCTCAAGTAAAGATGGCAAAGTCTTAGTGAAAGTGTATGTAATCTAG
- a CDS encoding cysteine hydrolase family protein yields MISSENALLVIDMQQGLFRGPASPYFADSVLSNICLLIEKARQAKVPVFFARHTGPEDSHFSEQSLLTQLIPEMNVNAEHDVVFIKKYPNCFRDTNLQHQLSQRGVKELVIAGMKTEFCVDTTCRAAPELGFRTVLISDAHTTMDNNHLSANEIISHHNVTLAGPFVSLATAADWAFHSEK; encoded by the coding sequence ATGATTTCATCTGAAAATGCGCTTTTAGTTATTGATATGCAGCAGGGACTTTTCCGTGGACCCGCCTCACCGTATTTTGCAGATTCGGTTCTGTCTAACATCTGCTTACTGATTGAAAAAGCGAGGCAGGCTAAGGTGCCCGTATTTTTTGCCCGCCACACCGGACCTGAAGATTCTCACTTCTCTGAGCAAAGTCTGTTGACACAACTGATACCCGAAATGAATGTGAACGCTGAGCACGATGTCGTGTTTATCAAAAAGTACCCCAACTGTTTCCGGGATACGAACCTGCAGCATCAGCTCAGCCAGAGAGGTGTTAAGGAACTGGTTATCGCCGGGATGAAAACAGAATTCTGTGTGGACACTACCTGTCGCGCAGCACCGGAACTGGGATTCAGGACCGTGCTGATTTCAGATGCGCACACGACAATGGATAACAATCACCTGTCCGCAAATGAAATCATCAGCCACCACAACGTCACACTAGCTGGCCCGTTTGTGTCGCTCGCGACAGCAGCTGACTGGGCCTTTCACTCTGAGAAATGA
- the bla gene encoding class A beta-lactamase, with protein MITVPLRRPTMILAVVAPLLFTSTLWAKSPPAVVIQQKLLKLEKTAGGRLGVALIDTTSGTRVAYRGDERFPLCSTSKVMAASAILKKSETQKDLLNKHIVISKSDLVNYNPITEKHLDTGMTLSALSAAALQYSDNTAMNKLIAELGGPDKVTAFARSIGDSTFRLDRKEPELNTAIPGDERDTTTPHAMAESLQKLMLGNALQNPQRAQLVTWMKGNTTGEASIKAGLPSSWIVGDKTGSGDFGTTNDVAVIWPENHAPLVLVTFYTQTRPEAKSRKDVLAAAARIVAEQY; from the coding sequence ATGATAACTGTTCCCTTACGCCGTCCCACAATGATCCTTGCCGTTGTTGCACCGCTGCTTTTCACCAGTACCCTCTGGGCAAAATCACCCCCGGCAGTTGTGATACAGCAAAAACTGCTGAAGTTAGAAAAAACAGCCGGTGGGCGTCTGGGAGTGGCTTTGATCGATACCACAAGTGGGACTCGCGTGGCTTATCGCGGTGACGAACGTTTTCCTCTGTGCAGCACCAGTAAAGTGATGGCAGCATCAGCGATTCTCAAAAAAAGCGAGACACAAAAAGATCTGCTGAACAAACACATCGTCATCAGCAAATCGGACCTGGTGAATTACAATCCGATCACCGAAAAGCATCTGGATACCGGCATGACGCTGTCAGCCCTGAGTGCTGCCGCTTTGCAATACAGTGATAATACGGCAATGAACAAGCTGATTGCAGAGCTGGGTGGGCCGGATAAGGTCACTGCCTTTGCGCGTTCAATCGGTGACTCCACCTTCCGTTTAGATCGTAAAGAACCTGAGTTAAATACCGCTATACCCGGTGATGAACGTGATACCACCACCCCCCATGCTATGGCGGAAAGCCTGCAAAAGTTGATGCTGGGTAACGCATTGCAAAACCCGCAGCGTGCCCAACTGGTGACCTGGATGAAGGGAAATACCACAGGCGAAGCCAGTATCAAGGCTGGTCTGCCGTCTTCCTGGATAGTGGGAGATAAAACAGGCAGCGGCGATTTTGGTACCACCAACGATGTCGCGGTGATCTGGCCGGAAAACCATGCGCCGCTGGTACTGGTAACCTTTTATACCCAGACCAGGCCGGAAGCCAAAAGTCGTAAAGATGTGCTGGCCGCAGCCGCCAGGATAGTTGCTGAGCAATACTGA
- a CDS encoding M24 family metallopeptidase, with protein sequence MNDFQLSEIPAPATFRDVKTPVISDEVMRQRLQNLLKAMREQDLDSLVIYADKEHGSNFEYLSGFIPRFEEALLVISAAGELAYVMGNENLKLVPFARNPGKCLHAPAFSLPNQPMDNEAPLAEVLAQAGIAPGQKVGVAGWKLFTSAGQDNRYLFDIPAFMLEAIITTAGNRQQVVNATSLLISPQRGIRRINTASEIAFYEYGANLASTSLLAALDSIEVGKSERAVAQHLSSEGQPASVVMIAATGDRFANACLYPTDKKIQRGDKFSLTLGYKGGLTSRAAYVVAAENELNAGVADYLPALAIPYYRAVITWLETLRTGLTGGELYQTIEGVLPKAHYHWHLNPGHLVADEEWLCSPVYPDSAIPLQSGMIFQIDIIPSLPGYGGCSIEDTVALADASLRAALQNDFPEVWHRMETRKTYLRDVLKITVADEVILLSNTVGYLRPFLLDKTRALIRQ encoded by the coding sequence ATGAATGACTTTCAGCTAAGTGAAATTCCCGCGCCTGCGACGTTTCGCGACGTTAAAACCCCGGTGATAAGTGATGAAGTTATGCGCCAGCGGTTGCAAAACCTGCTGAAAGCGATGCGCGAGCAGGATCTGGACTCTCTGGTTATTTATGCCGACAAAGAGCATGGCAGCAATTTTGAATACCTCTCAGGCTTTATTCCCCGTTTTGAGGAGGCCTTGCTGGTTATTTCCGCAGCCGGGGAACTCGCTTACGTGATGGGGAATGAGAATCTTAAACTGGTGCCCTTTGCCAGAAATCCGGGGAAGTGCCTGCATGCCCCCGCCTTTTCTCTGCCCAATCAACCGATGGATAATGAGGCTCCGCTGGCTGAGGTGCTGGCGCAGGCAGGTATTGCCCCCGGCCAAAAAGTGGGCGTGGCTGGCTGGAAGCTGTTTACCAGCGCCGGACAGGACAATCGCTACCTGTTCGATATTCCGGCCTTTATGCTGGAGGCGATAATTACAACGGCTGGCAATCGTCAGCAGGTGGTGAATGCCACCTCGCTGCTGATCTCACCGCAACGGGGTATCAGGCGAATCAATACTGCCAGTGAAATCGCCTTTTATGAATACGGCGCTAACCTCGCTTCAACCTCTTTACTGGCCGCCCTGGACAGTATCGAAGTGGGAAAAAGCGAGCGGGCGGTTGCACAACATCTTTCCAGTGAAGGGCAACCTGCCAGCGTGGTGATGATTGCCGCAACTGGCGACAGATTTGCCAATGCCTGCCTCTATCCCACTGACAAAAAAATTCAACGTGGTGATAAATTTTCACTGACTCTGGGCTACAAAGGTGGGCTGACAAGCCGGGCGGCTTATGTGGTGGCTGCCGAAAATGAGCTGAATGCCGGAGTGGCCGATTATCTGCCAGCGCTGGCGATCCCCTATTACCGGGCGGTAATCACCTGGCTGGAAACCCTTCGTACCGGCCTGACCGGCGGAGAGCTTTATCAGACCATTGAGGGCGTTTTGCCGAAAGCGCACTATCACTGGCATCTCAATCCTGGTCATCTGGTTGCGGATGAAGAGTGGCTCTGCTCGCCGGTATATCCGGATTCTGCTATCCCTTTGCAGAGCGGGATGATTTTCCAGATTGATATCATCCCTTCTCTGCCGGGATATGGCGGTTGCAGCATTGAGGATACGGTGGCGCTTGCCGATGCCAGCCTCCGTGCAGCGCTACAAAATGACTTCCCGGAGGTGTGGCATCGGATGGAGACGCGTAAAACTTATCTGCGCGACGTGTTGAAAATCACCGTAGCCGACGAGGTGATACTGCTCTCCAACACCGTCGGCTATCTGCGCCCTTTCCTGCTGGATAAAACCCGCGCGCTGATTCGTCAATGA
- a CDS encoding FAD-binding oxidoreductase, translated as MRIKIDAVPDSLAFPEQADVIVIGGGIIGTSVTYELAKRGVQVALFEKGVIGCEQSGRNWGWVRQQNRDLYELPMAMYSLQRWSELGDETGYDLGFRRSGILYGTTREEDLQKWETWGKKAREVGFNSEILSASEARERMNSATPWLGGIWSPTDGRAEPSKAAPALAMGAQNLGANIQQRCAVRGLEIAAGKVAGVWTERGLVKASTVICCGGAWSSRFFKQLGIDLPCANILGTAFKTTAAPEIIKGCVSTPNLAIRRRLDGSYTISIPGRGRLDLAPQNLRFATKFYPMYRSKIAKKLKIRINSSFFSGAEAAGSWSMQSRSPFEKHRVLDPAPDRGILREAIASLVAEFPALKGIGIDHAWAGWIDTTPDLVPVIDSIDEIPGFVVASGFSGHGFGIGPGAGKLTAQLVMNDQPYTDFSPYRLSRFYDGTEIRQPQMM; from the coding sequence ATGCGCATTAAAATTGATGCTGTACCAGACAGTTTAGCGTTTCCCGAACAGGCTGATGTGATCGTCATCGGTGGCGGAATTATTGGTACGTCGGTCACCTATGAACTGGCAAAACGGGGCGTCCAGGTAGCTCTGTTCGAAAAAGGGGTGATCGGCTGTGAACAGTCGGGCCGCAACTGGGGATGGGTCAGGCAGCAAAACCGCGATCTCTATGAGTTGCCGATGGCGATGTACAGCCTGCAACGCTGGTCAGAACTGGGCGATGAGACCGGGTATGACCTGGGATTCCGCCGCTCCGGCATTCTTTATGGCACCACCAGGGAAGAGGATCTGCAAAAGTGGGAAACCTGGGGGAAGAAGGCCCGGGAGGTGGGTTTTAACAGTGAAATTTTGTCGGCAAGTGAAGCGCGCGAGCGGATGAACAGCGCCACGCCCTGGCTGGGGGGCATCTGGTCGCCCACTGATGGCCGGGCAGAGCCTTCCAAAGCCGCACCCGCACTGGCGATGGGCGCACAAAATCTCGGGGCCAATATTCAGCAGCGCTGTGCGGTGCGCGGGCTGGAGATCGCTGCGGGTAAAGTGGCGGGTGTCTGGACTGAACGTGGCCTGGTGAAAGCCAGCACCGTAATCTGCTGTGGCGGAGCCTGGAGTTCGCGCTTCTTCAAGCAGTTGGGCATTGATTTACCCTGCGCCAATATCCTGGGTACCGCCTTTAAAACCACTGCGGCACCTGAAATCATCAAAGGCTGTGTCAGTACGCCAAACCTGGCGATCCGTCGCCGACTCGATGGCAGCTACACCATCTCCATTCCGGGGCGTGGACGGCTGGATCTTGCGCCGCAAAACCTGCGCTTTGCGACAAAATTCTATCCCATGTACAGAAGCAAAATTGCCAAGAAACTGAAAATACGCATCAACAGCTCCTTCTTCTCGGGAGCGGAAGCTGCCGGTTCCTGGTCAATGCAGTCGCGCTCGCCCTTTGAAAAACACCGCGTGCTGGACCCGGCACCCGATCGGGGCATCCTGCGTGAGGCAATTGCCTCGCTGGTAGCGGAGTTTCCCGCCCTGAAAGGGATAGGCATCGATCATGCCTGGGCTGGATGGATAGACACCACGCCTGACCTGGTGCCGGTGATCGACAGCATTGATGAAATCCCGGGCTTCGTGGTGGCATCGGGCTTTAGCGGCCACGGGTTTGGCATTGGCCCCGGCGCGGGCAAACTCACCGCGCAGTTAGTGATGAACGATCAACCCTATACAGATTTCTCTCCCTACCGCCTGAGTCGCTTCTATGATGGTACCGAAATTCGCCAGCCACAGATGATGTAG
- a CDS encoding cupin domain-containing protein — translation MKKEKETLSEAGSLEADIGARLKAIRKARNLTITDLATLANVSAGTISQIERNMTNPTVRMLEQLRLVLKVPLTTFLEETAPSLRGAEFYVRRADARPHFHVGKRGIAKEMLSPSGDHDIQFMIIAIPPGVRSDEMLMGQGEKAGLVISGELTLELDGDAVTLSAGDSFQFNSTLAHNVFNHTDGEARVLWIMHIIPENHL, via the coding sequence ATGAAAAAGGAAAAAGAGACCCTCTCAGAGGCCGGTTCGCTGGAAGCGGATATCGGCGCACGCCTGAAGGCGATCCGTAAAGCCCGCAATCTGACGATTACCGACCTGGCCACGCTGGCCAATGTTTCAGCCGGGACCATCAGCCAGATTGAACGTAATATGACCAATCCCACGGTCAGGATGCTGGAGCAGTTGCGGTTAGTGCTTAAGGTGCCGTTGACCACCTTTCTGGAAGAGACGGCTCCCTCTCTTCGCGGCGCGGAATTTTATGTCCGCCGGGCTGATGCACGGCCCCATTTCCATGTGGGCAAGCGGGGCATCGCCAAAGAGATGCTTTCACCCTCTGGCGATCACGATATTCAGTTTATGATTATCGCCATTCCGCCCGGTGTCCGCTCAGATGAGATGCTGATGGGACAGGGCGAAAAAGCAGGATTGGTCATCAGTGGCGAGCTGACGCTGGAGCTGGATGGTGACGCTGTCACTTTATCGGCTGGCGACAGTTTTCAGTTCAACAGCACTCTGGCGCATAACGTCTTTAATCATACGGATGGCGAGGCCAGGGTGCTGTGGATTATGCATATTATTCCCGAGAACCATCTTTAG
- a CDS encoding transporter substrate-binding domain-containing protein, with product MPASCLPLSALHRGVVLALTLTASVTSYAAGWTAGSPPSSAPTTFLDTKTGNIEGFMPDVAHEVAKREKLDITFTAVPFSTLIQSVIAGKIDMIVAGMTPTPERAKRITFSQEVTAFGAGLMVRDDNKKTYHSWQDLKGEVVGSMAGTDYSQNLIKSGIAKEVKLYDSPADMTRDLSLGRVAAAMNDYPIIKAQEKSGGLKGMHVVDGYKPETVSPMAFGVKKGNDALMAKINAALTGMKEDGTLQTLKTKWNMP from the coding sequence ATGCCAGCTTCGTGTTTACCTCTCTCAGCTTTGCATCGTGGTGTGGTTCTTGCACTTACCCTCACCGCCAGCGTCACCTCATACGCAGCAGGATGGACAGCAGGATCGCCTCCCTCCAGCGCGCCAACCACCTTTCTGGACACCAAAACAGGGAACATCGAAGGCTTTATGCCAGATGTGGCTCACGAGGTCGCAAAACGGGAAAAACTGGATATCACTTTTACCGCCGTCCCGTTCTCAACCCTTATTCAGTCGGTGATTGCCGGTAAAATTGACATGATTGTGGCAGGGATGACGCCAACGCCCGAACGGGCCAAAAGGATCACCTTTTCCCAGGAGGTGACCGCGTTTGGCGCCGGACTGATGGTGCGCGATGACAACAAAAAAACGTACCACTCCTGGCAGGATTTGAAAGGCGAAGTGGTGGGCAGTATGGCCGGCACGGATTACTCGCAGAATTTAATTAAAAGCGGTATTGCCAAAGAGGTGAAACTCTATGACAGCCCGGCAGATATGACGCGTGACCTCTCTCTGGGACGAGTGGCCGCCGCAATGAACGATTATCCGATTATTAAAGCGCAGGAAAAATCCGGCGGCTTAAAAGGGATGCACGTGGTGGATGGATATAAACCGGAAACGGTTTCCCCGATGGCCTTTGGCGTGAAAAAAGGCAACGATGCGCTGATGGCGAAAATAAATGCTGCGCTGACCGGAATGAAAGAGGATGGCACGCTGCAAACGCTGAAAACAAAATGGAATATGCCGTAA